The Dasypus novemcinctus isolate mDasNov1 chromosome 22, mDasNov1.1.hap2, whole genome shotgun sequence genomic sequence GTGAGTATACCTTTGGAAGTATTCACGTTATTCTTCACTTGTCtcagaaataatggaaatgcagCTACATGactgcaaacattttaaaaaattattttagatatttctatTACCAGAGACAATATACTTCCTAAAGCACTCATCTGGCAGATAGAAAAGTATTACTATagtttgaaaattaaaaccaaaaaattAACGTAAATTATTTACATATTCCTTGATttcattgttgttatttttatttttgtaaaaataatttactaaatTACTTTTCTCTATCCTCCAATTATCACCTATATCGATATTGATCTGTAGACTCTCTAGTCCTAATTCTGTTAAAGGTAACATTAAGTAAATAGGGTATGTCTTAGAGAAAGGGAAGGGATTATCTCCATAGGATCATGTTATTATGATTCTTTGTCAAAACTCTTTCCAAAGAGTTAATTTAGTTTTTTGAGTGTGTGATTCCTAGGACAAAAGTAACTGACAATATTTTTGTCATAATAAGAATTAAGAAACCCCTTGGATCTTTGGTGTTACGtgaataatataaattttaatgattCTCTTTAAAGAATCAGataatcaaaataatgaaaaatgtatatatttttaaattggtcCCAGCTGTTTCACCCAAGCAGCCTAAACTAAAGATTCGTTGTATATTGATAGCCATGATATTTTTTAGGTATACAATTACATTGTTTTAATCCAAGAAATATGACAAAAACCTTAGAATTTTTAAGGGGTTACTATGAATAGTTTAATTAGGAAtacatctaaaatgtaaactaaccACACTAATATTCCTTGACATTTTAAATACACCTAATTCATAATTTCCATCAtctatattttaaagtattatgtAATTGCAACAATGCACCACAGTTAAAATTAATACGTGTTTTAAAGcctatatgtatttatttcaatAGAGGTTTATAATTCAAAACTTCCATAAAGGATTAAAAGAAGACATTATGATGTGAACTCAAATGGCACCATGTGTTAAATTcagctgtttttcttttgtgataTAAATTTTCAAGCTTGTGACTTTGCTCTTTGGAGTTTTTAaacaatagtaaaataaatttattttatgtatataataatttttatggATACCAAGTAAAATTTTACTTTACAAATATCACCAGAATATTCTGGCCCTTAAACCCTTGTAAACATAATATGTCTTTTGATAATCAACTATTTCTCAAAAGATTTCCTAAATTGATTTGATTGACTATTTTTAACCACTGTGCAAACAAGTCTATGACTAGAGaacttaaagaatattttaaaataaaatctctttcaAGCCAATTTTGAACCCtactcattgttttgttttctgaatatagaattTTATCTATGTATTGATACTTACCAACCCCTAATTTGATGGCATAAATCAGGGGGTAATGAagttaaaattatatgtatcctTTTCTCTTATGAGGTTACTCATATGGCTGAGAGAGCTAGTCCAGAGGCCCCTAATCCCTGGCTTCTGACCTGCTTTATGTTGTTGGTCTTTCAATAGGCTCTAATTATGGGACAGTgtcatattcttctttgtaatAACATTACATGTATGAATGTGGATTGTGGTCTTTTAAATCAACCTGCAGATTTGAAAAGCAGTGCCACCAAGAGATTTCTGTAATTGTGTGAAAACTACTtacttagtttcttcatctctaaaatggggattatTGTAATATTTCCTtggggtattttttaaaattgaacccCAACAATTTAATCCAGGTTTAGACACCTCCCAGGTTTAGGATGAGGCCATTTTTTTCTCAGCCAACATTTCCTATTATTTTTAGGGATCCCTTATtgtcattaaaaaatgaatgtgaGAATATCCAGTCCTTGTTTCTCATATATCTAAACTTTCTGGGCTTTATTGATCTATTGCAGATCAGAGAAGATGAAATATGGATGTGAAAAACCAAACGACAGTGAGGGAGTTCATTTTCCTTGGGTTTTCCAGTGTTCCCCATCCACTGCTCACATTTTTGGTGTTTCTCATTGTGTACCTGCTCTCCCTCACAGGAAACGCTCTTATCATTTACATCGTTCTCATGGAATCCACACTCCAGACACCCATGTACATTTTCTTAGGAAATTTGGCCTTCTTAGAAATCTGGTACTCCACAGCAACAGTGCCTAAACTGCTGACTACCTGCCTATCACAGGTTGTCATCATCTCTGTTTCGGGTTGTATAACCCAGTACTACTTTTTCTCCATGGGGGCTACTGAGTGCATCCTGCTagctgtgatggcctatgaccggtaCCTGGCAATATGTAGCCCTCTACGCTACTCAGTCCTCATGAGTGTTGATATTTGCCTACGGTtttcagctggatcttggattgGGGGCTTCATTGCCCCTGTCCTACCTACCATAGTTATCACTCACCTCAACTTCTGTGGCCCCCAGAAGATCAATCATTTCTTTTGTGACTCAGACCCCATTTACAAACTCTCATGCTCAGATACATTCCTCGCAGAGGCCTTGGGCTATACATGTAGCTCTGTGGTGATTCTAAGTTCTTTCCTACTTATCATATCCTCCTATGGCCAAATTGTGGTCACAATAGTAAGAATGT encodes the following:
- the LOC101435010 gene encoding olfactory receptor 5A2-like, with product MDVKNQTTVREFIFLGFSSVPHPLLTFLVFLIVYLLSLTGNALIIYIVLMESTLQTPMYIFLGNLAFLEIWYSTATVPKLLTTCLSQVVIISVSGCITQYYFFSMGATECILLAVMAYDRYLAICSPLRYSVLMSVDICLRFSAGSWIGGFIAPVLPTIVITHLNFCGPQKINHFFCDSDPIYKLSCSDTFLAEALGYTCSSVVILSSFLLIISSYGQIVVTIVRMSSQAAWKKTFSTCASHLTVVTIYYGTIIFVYVRPPATYNFNMWKVVSVIYCIITPLVNPLIYTLRHKDVKKVFTNVLA